A region from the uncultured Macellibacteroides sp. genome encodes:
- a CDS encoding TonB-dependent receptor → MKLMTLFLIIGMSVSVTAKSYSQSTYFSMDLNNKTVKDVFNEIERKSNFVFFYYDGVLDVKRKVNIEASNQTVDKILDKLFEGTNNTYVIDDRQILISRKASKPQVPGTLQKRSLVIGKVMDDLGEPLPGASILVVGSTRGVTTDIDGTFELEVSGSEKIIVSYLGMQDQTITIGNQKNIIVKLLPKADELQEVTVVAFGKQKKESVVGAITTVSVSDLRVPVGKISTSLAGQMAGIVAVQRSGEPGGGADFWIRGVNTFGANNRPLVLVDGIERQLDLVDTEDIETFSILKDATATAVYGVRGANGVVLVTTRKGKEGKPIVSGRVEYGIMSPTKMPKMANAQQFMDLYNDVYKEDNNGNVFYTQEDMNKYLSGADPDLYPNVNWMDEIYKDLTTSQRINVNVSGGGKNVRYYVAGSIYNENGVYNAAKGDQYNPSLKWSKYNFRSNIDIDLSKSTMLNLNLSTQYDVKNKPDTDELWTYSFLTVPIAIPKEYSDGTIARTPIGANPYNLLNKTGYVQVFNNNAQSLIGLTQDLSDIVTPGLKANVKFSWDAVNSTTTSRYKDPSTYYATGRDADGKLIFKKNNDGNDYLSLWSGSSGERTTYLEASLNYENVFAEKHRVGGLFLFNMRERINNFPGSYVLSLPYRHQGIAGRATYSYMDKYFIEGNFGYNGSENFAPGKRFGFFPSVALGYMVSNEKFFEPLLPVVSALKLKGSYGSIGNDQIGGDRRFAFNPEMLVGGGYSFGEVGQTWLSGIATGYPGSPNVSWEKAIKLNIGTEIELFNSLKIQADYFKEKREGIFILRESISSVVGINVNPYVNLGRMKNSGIDLSLEYNKQFGDFQVSGRGNFTYNRNEKLYDDAPTPIYNYQSVIGKPLYQQFGLICLGYFESEEDIANSPVQQYGKVRPGDRKYQDVNADGVVNSYDKVAIGRTHVPEINYGYGISVGWKGFDVSVFMQGVANVTNFMDGSPINGFENANLFLSGVYEDVATNRWTVENPNPNAKYPRMSSYINQNNKQLSTAKQYDASFMRLKNAELGYTIPKLITKKIGVSTFRIYVQGVNLMTFSKFKLWDPELNNSMGAVYPNMRVANVGINLNF, encoded by the coding sequence ATGAAGTTAATGACTCTCTTCCTCATTATCGGAATGAGTGTAAGTGTTACCGCAAAATCTTATTCACAATCTACCTACTTTTCAATGGATTTGAATAACAAGACTGTAAAGGATGTTTTCAATGAAATAGAAAGAAAAAGTAATTTTGTGTTTTTCTATTATGATGGAGTGCTTGATGTGAAACGTAAAGTTAACATTGAGGCAAGTAATCAAACTGTCGATAAAATTCTTGACAAACTTTTTGAGGGGACTAATAACACCTACGTAATTGACGACCGTCAGATATTAATATCCCGGAAAGCCAGTAAACCTCAGGTTCCAGGTACTTTGCAAAAGAGATCCTTGGTTATAGGAAAAGTTATGGACGACTTAGGAGAACCACTTCCCGGGGCTTCAATTCTGGTTGTGGGTAGCACCAGAGGTGTAACAACAGATATTGACGGGACTTTTGAACTCGAAGTGAGCGGTAGCGAAAAAATCATTGTGTCTTACCTTGGAATGCAGGATCAAACAATAACAATCGGAAATCAAAAGAATATAATTGTTAAGCTTCTTCCCAAAGCCGACGAACTACAGGAAGTTACTGTCGTTGCTTTCGGTAAACAGAAAAAGGAAAGTGTTGTTGGGGCTATTACTACCGTTTCAGTAAGTGACTTGAGAGTGCCTGTCGGTAAAATCAGCACGAGCCTTGCCGGTCAGATGGCCGGTATCGTTGCGGTTCAGCGTTCCGGAGAACCGGGGGGAGGAGCTGACTTCTGGATTCGCGGTGTTAATACTTTCGGAGCCAACAACCGACCACTTGTTTTAGTTGATGGAATTGAACGCCAGCTGGATCTTGTTGACACAGAAGATATTGAGACATTTTCTATTTTGAAGGATGCTACTGCGACTGCTGTGTATGGTGTTAGGGGGGCAAATGGTGTTGTTTTGGTAACCACCCGAAAAGGGAAAGAAGGTAAACCAATTGTTAGCGGACGTGTTGAATATGGGATTATGTCTCCTACCAAAATGCCTAAAATGGCCAATGCTCAACAGTTTATGGATCTATACAATGATGTTTATAAAGAAGATAACAACGGAAATGTATTCTATACACAGGAAGATATGAATAAGTATCTTAGTGGGGCTGATCCAGATCTTTATCCAAACGTAAACTGGATGGATGAAATATATAAAGATTTAACCACGAGTCAACGTATCAACGTGAATGTTTCGGGAGGAGGAAAAAATGTCCGCTATTATGTTGCCGGATCCATTTATAACGAAAACGGCGTTTATAATGCCGCAAAGGGAGATCAGTACAACCCGTCATTAAAATGGTCGAAGTATAATTTCAGATCTAATATTGATATTGACTTATCAAAAAGTACAATGTTAAATCTTAATTTATCGACACAGTATGACGTAAAAAATAAGCCTGATACCGATGAGCTGTGGACCTATTCGTTTCTTACAGTTCCCATTGCAATACCTAAAGAATATTCGGATGGAACAATTGCACGTACTCCCATTGGAGCAAATCCTTATAATTTATTGAATAAAACAGGCTATGTACAAGTATTTAACAACAATGCTCAGTCGTTAATTGGTCTTACGCAGGATTTATCGGATATCGTTACTCCAGGATTAAAAGCCAATGTTAAATTCTCATGGGATGCGGTAAACTCTACAACAACGTCAAGATATAAAGATCCGTCTACCTATTACGCTACAGGGCGAGACGCAGATGGAAAGTTAATCTTTAAGAAAAACAACGACGGGAATGATTATTTATCACTATGGAGCGGTAGTAGCGGCGAACGAACCACTTATTTGGAAGCTTCGTTAAACTACGAAAATGTGTTTGCAGAAAAGCATAGAGTTGGAGGTCTGTTTTTATTCAATATGCGTGAACGGATAAATAATTTTCCGGGATCGTATGTATTGTCCTTACCTTATCGCCATCAAGGTATTGCCGGTCGTGCTACGTATTCATATATGGATAAATATTTCATTGAAGGGAATTTCGGATATAACGGTTCTGAAAACTTTGCTCCTGGCAAACGCTTCGGATTCTTTCCATCTGTTGCTCTTGGATATATGGTCAGCAATGAAAAATTCTTTGAACCGTTATTACCAGTTGTTAGTGCTTTAAAGCTTAAAGGATCTTATGGATCAATAGGTAACGACCAGATTGGGGGAGATCGTCGTTTTGCCTTCAATCCGGAAATGCTTGTTGGCGGAGGATACTCCTTCGGAGAAGTTGGTCAAACGTGGCTTTCTGGTATAGCAACTGGTTATCCGGGTAGTCCTAATGTATCGTGGGAAAAAGCGATAAAACTAAACATAGGTACAGAAATAGAACTTTTTAACTCACTAAAGATTCAAGCAGACTATTTCAAAGAAAAGAGAGAAGGAATTTTTATCTTAAGGGAGAGTATTTCTTCTGTTGTAGGTATCAACGTAAATCCGTATGTTAACTTAGGTAGAATGAAGAATAGCGGTATTGATCTGTCTTTGGAATATAACAAACAGTTTGGCGATTTTCAGGTTTCAGGAAGAGGTAACTTTACCTATAACCGAAATGAAAAATTATACGATGACGCCCCTACTCCCATTTACAATTATCAAAGTGTAATTGGCAAACCTCTTTATCAACAATTTGGATTAATTTGCCTAGGTTATTTTGAGTCCGAAGAAGATATAGCAAACAGTCCGGTACAGCAATACGGCAAAGTTCGCCCAGGCGACAGAAAGTATCAAGATGTGAATGCAGATGGTGTAGTAAATAGTTACGACAAAGTGGCTATCGGCAGAACGCATGTTCCTGAAATAAATTACGGTTACGGAATAAGTGTAGGTTGGAAAGGTTTTGATGTGTCTGTATTTATGCAAGGAGTGGCTAATGTCACCAATTTTATGGATGGTTCGCCTATCAATGGTTTCGAAAATGCGAATTTATTTCTATCAGGCGTGTACGAAGACGTAGCAACTAACCGCTGGACAGTTGAAAATCCGAACCCCAATGCCAAATATCCGCGTATGTCGTCTTACAT
- a CDS encoding FecR domain-containing protein, whose product MEKYSYSNYKAEELVNDQFFLESMKNPSRESELYWQELVTKGIVSKVEFDLAKSFVTSLKVKSSKMSQDELTELWVNIEITNKKQLKRKLKRLFTISSAACIALFITLSVSYYWVENHPEQSIASIASALKPLKNPTDVQLILGNNKNIAITDKDANIEYGDKGDIKVNTQTVSSNNNQTADESATVNDEYNQLIVPMGKRSTLTFSDGTKLWVNAGTRIVYPVEFKKEKREIYVDGEIFLNVEPDKNRPFIVKTKKMDIRVLGTSFNVTAYEDDAVHSIVLVTGAVNVKTDTKKEVDMVPNNRVTFSGKELDVKVVDASLYTSWKDGLYLYNSEKLGTILDRLSRYYGKEIIYDSNVASLKCSGKLDLKDNIIDVLNGLCQTAPIDFKHKGERIEFSLTNKSILPM is encoded by the coding sequence TTATTCCAATTACAAAGCGGAAGAATTAGTTAATGATCAATTCTTTTTGGAATCTATGAAGAATCCCTCCAGGGAATCTGAATTATACTGGCAAGAACTAGTAACCAAAGGTATTGTATCGAAAGTAGAATTCGATCTGGCAAAATCTTTTGTTACCTCACTAAAGGTTAAAAGCTCTAAGATGAGTCAGGATGAACTAACCGAATTGTGGGTTAACATTGAGATTACAAACAAAAAACAGCTAAAAAGAAAGTTAAAAAGACTATTTACTATTTCTTCTGCGGCTTGTATTGCTTTATTTATCACGCTGTCGGTTTCCTATTACTGGGTAGAGAATCACCCCGAACAATCCATTGCAAGTATTGCCTCTGCTCTTAAACCATTGAAAAATCCAACGGATGTACAATTAATTTTAGGAAACAATAAAAATATAGCCATCACCGATAAAGATGCGAATATCGAGTATGGAGATAAAGGAGATATTAAAGTCAACACACAAACTGTAAGCAGCAACAACAACCAAACCGCTGATGAAAGCGCAACAGTTAATGATGAGTATAATCAGTTAATTGTCCCCATGGGAAAAAGATCAACACTTACATTTTCCGATGGCACTAAACTTTGGGTTAATGCGGGAACCCGTATTGTTTATCCTGTTGAATTTAAAAAAGAGAAAAGAGAAATATATGTAGACGGCGAAATCTTTTTAAATGTTGAACCGGATAAAAATAGGCCGTTCATCGTTAAAACGAAAAAGATGGACATTCGTGTTCTTGGTACTTCGTTTAATGTTACAGCATATGAGGACGATGCCGTTCATTCGATTGTTCTTGTTACCGGGGCTGTTAATGTAAAAACTGATACGAAAAAAGAGGTGGACATGGTTCCAAACAACAGAGTTACATTTTCGGGAAAAGAATTGGATGTTAAGGTGGTAGATGCCTCTCTATATACTTCATGGAAGGATGGATTATATTTATACAACAGCGAAAAACTTGGAACAATCTTAGATCGGTTGTCTCGCTACTACGGTAAAGAAATAATATATGATAGTAACGTCGCTTCGTTAAAATGTTCTGGAAAGCTTGATCTGAAAGATAACATCATAGATGTTCTAAATGGTCTCTGCCAGACAGCTCCGATTGATTTCAAACATAAAGGAGAGCGAATCGAATTTAGTTTAACAAATAAATCGATTTTGCCTATGTAG